Proteins co-encoded in one Candidatus Nomurabacteria bacterium genomic window:
- the secA gene encoding preprotein translocase subunit SecA translates to MSFLDRFFGPTYEKELKAIKPIVADVNSREEAIAALSDDELVSRLQANKAKVSGPDDLDAVLPDVFALVREAAKRTQGMRHYDVQLIGGVILHRGKITEMRTGEGKTLVATLPATLNALTGKGVHVVTVNDYLARRDAVWMGQVYNKLGLSVGIVNHEESYLYDPEHQEKDAERDEKGSYKVVHEFLRPCTRQEAYAADITYGTNSEFGFDFLRDNIEYDAAKLRQPHHAYAIIDEIDSILIDEARTPLIISAPASDTENLYPTFATIAARLNIEEHFTVDEKHKSATLTDAGIEAAEKMLGIENIYTEKGLKYVHHLETAVRAKALFTRDKEYVVRDGEVVIVDEFTGRLQPGRRWSDGLHQAVEAKESVQIQKESKTFASITYQNYFRMYDKLSGMTGTAMTSQEEFYTVYKLEVIPVPTNREVQRIDRNDLIYQNEKGKFAAIIEKVKEVHAKGQPILIGTASIESNERLSAALATASIKHEMLNAKNHEHEGEIIAAAGRPGAVTLATNMAGRGVDIKLGGPDASKDEAKKVKELGGLFVLGTERHEARRIDNQLRGRSGRQGDPGETQFFVSMDDSLMRVFGGDRVKSLMGTFKIPEDQPIEMGMISRTLESAQSKIEGFHFDARKQVLAYDDVLNVQRQAIYARRRKLLTGEPAEVESVMEEFTDEFPELEAVVVAKKQEFGAEVFTDVFRRLTLQMIDMLWVEHLEVMGYTRSSVSLRAYGQRDPLIEYRKEGTRLFKEMQQALFVRLSEVLPRIQPQVVAKEEEERKHEAEVAQQSAGETVESQSKKRAPVVANKTHSRNDVVTITNGSETQELKFKKAEPLLAEGWKLVK, encoded by the coding sequence ATGTCATTTTTGGATAGATTTTTCGGTCCTACGTACGAAAAGGAACTAAAGGCAATCAAGCCAATTGTCGCTGATGTTAATAGTCGAGAGGAGGCAATCGCTGCGTTGTCTGATGATGAGTTAGTGTCTCGTTTGCAAGCAAACAAAGCAAAAGTATCCGGTCCAGACGATTTGGATGCGGTTTTACCTGATGTGTTTGCACTGGTGCGAGAGGCGGCTAAGCGTACACAGGGTATGCGTCATTACGATGTGCAGCTCATTGGTGGTGTTATCTTGCACCGCGGGAAAATTACCGAAATGCGTACGGGTGAAGGTAAAACATTGGTAGCAACGCTGCCAGCGACGCTCAATGCACTCACTGGCAAGGGTGTTCATGTGGTAACCGTTAATGATTACCTTGCGCGCCGTGATGCGGTGTGGATGGGTCAGGTGTACAACAAGCTCGGACTCAGTGTTGGTATTGTAAATCATGAAGAGTCGTATCTCTACGACCCTGAGCATCAGGAGAAGGATGCTGAGCGTGATGAAAAAGGTTCATACAAGGTGGTACATGAGTTTCTTCGTCCATGTACGCGTCAAGAGGCGTATGCTGCCGACATTACGTATGGTACCAACAGCGAGTTCGGCTTTGATTTCTTGCGCGACAACATTGAGTACGACGCAGCAAAGTTACGCCAACCGCACCATGCGTATGCCATTATCGACGAGATTGACTCCATCCTGATTGATGAGGCTCGTACCCCGCTTATTATTTCTGCACCGGCTTCAGACACAGAGAATCTATATCCAACCTTTGCCACCATTGCCGCACGACTAAATATCGAAGAGCACTTCACTGTTGACGAGAAGCACAAGAGTGCAACGCTCACTGATGCAGGGATTGAGGCGGCTGAAAAGATGCTCGGCATTGAAAATATTTATACCGAGAAAGGTCTTAAGTATGTACATCATCTTGAGACAGCTGTTCGTGCGAAAGCTCTCTTTACCCGCGATAAGGAATATGTGGTGCGTGATGGTGAAGTAGTTATTGTCGACGAGTTTACTGGTCGTTTGCAGCCTGGTCGACGTTGGTCTGACGGCTTGCATCAAGCGGTTGAAGCCAAGGAGTCTGTACAGATTCAGAAAGAGTCAAAAACGTTTGCGTCTATTACGTATCAAAATTACTTCCGTATGTATGATAAGTTGTCAGGCATGACCGGTACGGCGATGACTTCACAAGAGGAGTTTTATACGGTGTACAAGCTTGAAGTAATTCCGGTACCAACTAATCGTGAGGTGCAACGTATTGATCGTAACGACCTCATCTATCAGAACGAAAAAGGTAAGTTCGCAGCGATTATTGAAAAAGTGAAAGAGGTGCATGCCAAGGGTCAGCCAATTTTGATTGGTACTGCTTCAATTGAGTCAAACGAACGTCTCTCAGCGGCGCTTGCTACTGCTAGTATTAAGCACGAAATGCTTAACGCAAAGAACCACGAACATGAAGGTGAGATTATCGCGGCAGCTGGTCGCCCAGGTGCGGTGACGCTCGCTACCAACATGGCGGGTCGCGGTGTCGACATTAAGCTTGGTGGACCTGATGCGTCCAAGGATGAGGCGAAAAAGGTGAAAGAACTTGGTGGGCTTTTTGTGCTCGGTACTGAGCGTCACGAGGCACGTCGAATCGACAACCAGCTACGTGGTCGTTCTGGTCGTCAGGGAGACCCTGGTGAAACCCAGTTCTTCGTTTCAATGGATGACTCGCTTATGCGTGTCTTTGGTGGCGATCGAGTGAAAAGCCTCATGGGTACGTTTAAGATTCCCGAAGATCAGCCAATTGAAATGGGTATGATTTCCCGCACGTTAGAGAGCGCTCAGTCTAAGATCGAAGGGTTCCACTTTGATGCTCGTAAGCAGGTGCTTGCCTACGATGATGTACTCAATGTGCAGCGCCAGGCTATTTATGCTCGTCGACGCAAACTGCTCACTGGTGAACCGGCCGAAGTGGAGAGTGTTATGGAGGAATTCACTGACGAGTTCCCGGAGTTAGAGGCAGTGGTTGTGGCTAAGAAACAAGAATTCGGTGCTGAAGTTTTCACTGATGTGTTTCGTCGCCTCACGCTCCAAATGATCGATATGCTCTGGGTGGAACATCTTGAAGTTATGGGTTATACGCGCTCAAGTGTGAGTTTGCGTGCCTACGGACAGCGTGACCCGCTGATTGAATATCGCAAGGAGGGCACTCGTCTCTTCAAGGAAATGCAACAAGCTCTCTTCGTGCGACTTTCAGAAGTATTGCCACGCATTCAGCCACAAGTGGTAGCCAAGGAAGAAGAAGAACGAAAGCATGAAGCTGAAGTTGCGCAGCAATCAGCTGGTGAGACAGTAGAATCGCAGAGCAAGAAACGCGCACCGGTTGTGGCCAATAAGACGCACAGTCGTAATGATGTGGTAACTATCACCAATGGCTCAGAGACACAAGAGCTCAAATTTAAAAAAGCTGAACCGCTCTTGGCAGAAGGGTGGAAATTAGTTAAGTAG
- a CDS encoding phage holin family protein → MTLILRLLFNALGLLCIANFVAGIHVDDFYAALIAAIILGLLNAIIKPILFVLTLPITVITLGLFAFVLNALLFLFAASFIEGFAVDGFWYALLGSLLMSVVSTVGSRWIGKSTTR, encoded by the coding sequence ATGACTCTTATTCTAAGACTTCTGTTTAACGCACTTGGCTTGCTGTGTATCGCGAATTTTGTAGCAGGCATTCATGTCGACGATTTTTACGCAGCACTTATTGCTGCCATCATTCTCGGTCTTTTAAATGCGATTATCAAGCCAATTCTTTTTGTTCTGACACTACCAATCACGGTCATCACTCTTGGCCTGTTCGCTTTTGTATTGAATGCGCTGCTGTTTTTGTTCGCAGCTTCGTTCATCGAAGGGTTTGCTGTTGATGGTTTCTGGTATGCGCTTCTAGGGTCACTTCTTATGAGTGTGGTGAGTACTGTTGGTAGTCGCTGGATTGGCAAAAGTACCACTCGCTAA
- a CDS encoding UDP-N-acetylmuramate dehydrogenase, with product MTVRVEENIPLDVHTTLHVGGVAAYFHRLTDEQVLPELSAFAQEHKVPIWVLGGGSNVLIDDGVIGRLVIKNELTGVSFEATADDAIVRVTAAAGEPWDAFVAATVERDLSGLENLSGIPGTVGAAPIQNINAYGAQVADVIEAVRVYDVQAGVERVLTAAECAFGYRDSTFKHAAGADLVVLEVVFLLTKAAVVNLQYRSSSQSIARYLEEQGVAEPGLADIRAAILHVRSNIGMLAGQFRSAGSFFKNTIVSKKQFAEIQSVVHETFSELDEKMSPWHWEVSEAEEKISTAFLLECSAYNKRTYGEKRYRGVVGISPRHSLSVVTEVGATASDVLDFVTLIIRSVESTFGITIEPEVHFVLSNDREKKYG from the coding sequence ATGACAGTACGAGTAGAAGAAAATATTCCGTTGGATGTGCACACCACCTTACATGTAGGTGGTGTTGCTGCGTATTTTCATCGACTCACTGATGAACAAGTTTTGCCGGAACTGTCAGCTTTTGCACAAGAGCACAAAGTGCCCATATGGGTGCTTGGGGGAGGGTCAAATGTGCTTATCGATGATGGAGTGATTGGTCGACTCGTGATTAAAAATGAGCTTACTGGAGTTTCGTTTGAGGCGACCGCTGATGACGCTATAGTGCGCGTCACCGCTGCTGCTGGAGAGCCGTGGGACGCTTTTGTAGCAGCAACAGTTGAGCGAGATTTGTCAGGTCTCGAAAATCTCTCAGGAATACCGGGCACTGTCGGTGCCGCACCAATTCAGAACATCAATGCGTACGGAGCACAGGTAGCTGATGTGATTGAGGCGGTGCGCGTGTACGATGTGCAGGCCGGAGTTGAACGAGTACTAACCGCTGCGGAGTGCGCGTTTGGGTATCGAGATAGTACTTTCAAACATGCGGCGGGAGCTGATTTGGTGGTGTTGGAAGTGGTGTTTTTGCTGACAAAAGCTGCGGTAGTAAATCTCCAGTATCGTAGTTCGTCACAAAGCATTGCGCGATATCTAGAGGAACAAGGTGTTGCTGAGCCTGGCTTGGCAGATATCCGTGCAGCGATTCTGCATGTGCGCAGCAACATTGGCATGCTCGCGGGACAGTTTCGCTCAGCGGGATCGTTTTTCAAAAACACAATCGTGAGTAAAAAACAGTTTGCTGAAATTCAGTCGGTGGTGCATGAAACGTTTTCTGAACTTGATGAAAAAATGTCTCCCTGGCACTGGGAGGTTTCTGAAGCAGAAGAAAAAATTTCTACTGCGTTTTTGCTTGAGTGTAGCGCATACAACAAGCGCACGTATGGTGAGAAGCGATATAGAGGAGTGGTCGGCATTTCACCTAGGCATTCACTCTCAGTGGTGACAGAAGTCGGTGCAACAGCAAGCGATGTGCTCGATTTTGTCACCTTAATTATACGCTCAGTTGAGAGTACGTTTGGAATTACGATTGAGCCAGAGGTACATTTTGTTTTGAGTAATGATCGCGAGAAAAAATACGGGTAA